In Ictalurus furcatus strain D&B chromosome 20, Billie_1.0, whole genome shotgun sequence, the DNA window GCTGTCGTAGAAAATAAATCGTTACACCACAGTGAAGCTGAATTCCCAAATcctactggtcagaaggtgttgattattcaTTTTCTAATTAACATCAccatgttgttgattattttccatccacaagtgttttatttcttacacaaCTAACCTGTATAACTTGTTTTAATTATCTCACTTCCAGAGAAGGAAAATAATACAAGGATTAGAATGGAGAGCAACGATGCCACTGCTCACACGGTTAGTATTGTGTTAGATGCATGCTATAATCATCAGCAATCTGGTGCAGTTTTGCTATTGGTCTTCAAACATATATGACTTTATTTGCAGTTTTAAAATCTAATGTGTTGTGCGAAAAATAACAATTTCTCTTgaaatccacaaacttttacacGTAAAATCacatatttcatttcataaacACTACATGCCTGTGGGCTGTTCTGGAATCACAGAATAACCATGAATAAATACTCACACCCACAGCCACCATCAGCACTGGATCATGAAGGAGATGTGATCTACACCTCTGTGTTCAACGTAACCACAAATCAAACTGTAAGTAAGCCTGTAAATGACAGCAGTTGTCTAGAGCAGGGGTTTATTTGATTGAAGGAGGTACATTAGAGGAAAAAATATCTCCGTTAGTGATTGGTGTTTTATTAACCGTACCATGAGTACTATAACGAATTGGTAATAGTAGAAATAATCAGAATTTCCTCATATACTTTATCTCTAATCATTACAACTCGCCCGTTTTCCAGCATTCTCTGATAGTCAAAGATGACGAGGTGACCTACAGCAATAtggtatgaagaaattaattaaataaaaatgaaaaataaataaatgtaaataataatcttatttacATACTGGTTTCCTAACTAGATGTTAGTTTCCATAGCGTTTACCTATAGTGGTAGCTTTTATTACCAAAGTATATTCTTTATCTCTAATCATTATATCTGACCCATTTCCAGAATTCTCAGACATTCAAAAATGATGAGGTGACCTATGGCAATGTGGTATGAGAACTGTCTTATTTCTTTTATAAGCTGGTTTCTGACTAAATGCTGGATTTTACTTAGTGGTAGCTTTTATAACTGAAGAACACACATCCTAGTAATAATCAGATATTTTCCCTATGCTACATCTGCCCCATTTCCCAGCATCCTCCCAGAATCAGAGACGATGAGTTGACCTACAGCACTGTGGTTCATGAGTAAGAGGTGAGGAACTCTTACACAGAAGGACAAAATGCACTGATAATGCACTATGAACatcaattcattcatctttaataatcagtttatcctggtcagggtcaaggtAGATCCAGAGCCATTCATGGGAACCCTGGATGGAACAACAGTCCATACATTCACACATTGATTCACATCGAGGGGCACTTTATAGAGAAGTTAATCTACTGACAAGCATGTTTTGTTGGGgaggaaaacccagaggaaacccacacagaaatCAGAAGAACTTGGTGAACTCCACCCAGCTATTAACCAGAACTCAAGTCAAACTCCGGACCCTGGAGTCTTAGTGCCACCGTGACACCCATGGACTACATTCTTTACTTTGTACTTAATAGAACAATATATCTAACCagacacatttaaaatgatGATGTTTATTAATGATTTCCTGCTGGTAGATCAATCGAGTAATCTTTTAAGGCCAAGTCATACTGGacaaagtttatttattaatttttttggacCCACTGTCTCAAGCAATGCTGATATGTAAAACTGAGGAAGTGAGCTTGTGacattaaaatttaatttgcTATTGTCAAATTGGGCTTAGTAAAGCAAAGTGCCATCATCTGATGTGACTTCATTCTTTTGCTCTGCTGAGTAGTCAGCACAtagacataaacaaaacacagacaaaacacaacTGAGTGTGTAAATCACACGCACAAAACGAAACACAAAAAAGTGTGTAAACTGCAAAGGAAGTGTATAAATCGCAAAGGAAATCACTTTAACTATCCACTATACAGTACAgcgagggaaataagtattggacgtgtcaacatttttttcagtaaatatatttccaatgagactatgcatatgaaattttcaccagactttggtattaactcaagagatccggaaatataaagaattcacaatgttaaagtccataaataaagttatgtgtaataaagtggaaagacactgatgtctggtgaaaatttcatttatgatgaatagcctcataggaaatatatttactgaaaaataatttccCCCACAGTATGTCAGCATGGGCCAAGTCTTCTTATTGAAAAAATCGTGGTTATTTTAGCCGGTCAGTCACTAAGGCGCGCTGTGGTTATAGACCACATTTTGAACGTAGCAGGAAGAGGAACTGCTTGAGGTACTACAGACACAGTAACAACTTAGCAGAGGAGCAGGACACAAGAAAACCCTCACATTTTATTCAACATCAGAACAAATCTAACATGAAGTGCTTTTTAATTTCTACATAGTTCTACATAGACATTTTAATGGATTACCCAGATAgttccaagctgccactgctgggcccttgagcaagacccttaaccctcaaatgctcagttgtataaattagagaaatgtaagtcacactggataagggcgtctgcctgtatatgtaaatgaataacGCAAtggttattttcatataacagcacggtctgtcgtgtgttattccttacatattggGTTAGAACACCgtattttattccattatttgtctgtctgtctgtcagacCAGTACAGAACTTACTTTCTTAGTCAATGGAGATTCTCTGTCATATTATATAAGTGCATTCTTTTTCTAAACAATTAACACCGGATGAGGAACACTTGTGCGCTATTGCATTGTTAATTATAATTTAGCTAGTGTCCTACATATTTCTGTTTCTATGCTACATTTTCAATTAAGAACCAAATATCGGAAAACGACTAAAAaggcttgttattttattattcatttacaaatagaaaacaaaaaacaaacctaatAAGTCATTTCCGTTCTTTCGACCTCATGCtcaattaaaaataagaaaaatgggtcaaatttcagatttcatttgaacattttttccccctcccagATAAGCAAAATTTGTCTGGCCCACTTGTGGGCCACATACTTGCTTTAGTTCTGGCCCAGTATACGCCTGGGTCCTGGGAAAACCGACACACAATTTCCTCTGGCCCAGATCTGGCCCACACACTGAAAACCGACACATATACAATTTCCTCCGGTCCACACACTGCAAAGTGACCTATATTGTTTATGTGGTCCAGGTCTGGCCCGCACACTGTAAAGTGACTTATATTGTTTATGTGGTCCAGGTCTGGCCCACACATTGTAAGACAGATCTGGCTGAGAGTCGGCTTGGTCCCCAGGTCAAATGTGGCCTGGAAACTGCTAAACGTACTTCATTTTAGCAGAGAAACAcaaattcaaacatttaatacgATTAAGggcttttattaaacattaacaaatacactacaatatgaacatttattaacacaattttaaaaacaacaaaaataacaagtaaatatattacagtatatttaaagacaaaaaaaaaaataaaaatacaaatctctctcacacacacatacacacagctaccaacacacgtgcacacaaataaattcaatcaCTTAAACATcaaggacttttataaacaacTCAGAAATACAATATGAACCATATGAATTCAtacaatatgaatatttattaacaaataaaataaatcaaacaaatatatttacatttagtaaAGAAAAGACATATAGAGAACATACAGTTAATACTCTTAAAATAAgatggatcataaaaatcccatgttgttgtttatttagttctgtcctgaataagctatttcacataacagatgtttacatgtagtccacaagataatagctgaattgataaaaaaaaaaccctgttcaaaagtttacacacccttgattcttaatactgtgtgtcgttacctgcaTGATCCAccactgtgtttatgttttgtgagagttgttcatgagtcccttgtttgtcctgagcagttaaactgccccgCAGTTTACACCTGCCGCAACTACACCTGCTTTCAACCGAGATTGGCCCACATAACAAAACCCGTCTGTCAGCCAGAAGTGGTATGGACAGTCGGCAGGGCTCTGGGTAATTTACTTTTCACCGATACCGGCATTGAGCCGGCAGTGGCGCATATCTACCGTAATACTATCTGGGCTGGTTTTGATGTGACCCGGAAGTTCACGCGTTGTGCTGGATAACggtctttttccttttctattttttctctcctttttttttttttttttttgctgaagatCGTAAAGAGTTTTGTGATATGTAAAGGATTCAGACGTGTAACCCTGAAAGAGGACTGCAGAAAAACTGCATCGCTGCAGAAAAATAACTGCGGTTAAACCATTTGCTCTGATAGCACGGTTACTCTAGCCAcacgtaaaaaaataaaataagataaaaaaaatggaggGGCGCAGCTTTTACACACTTAGCGGTAATAGCGCCTCAAGCGGAAATGGAGCGTCCGCGAGCTCCTACACAACCAAAACACTTAACTTTCTACAAAATGTCTACAAAAGACACTATAAAGCttaaagcaaaattaaaaaatacatttactaaaatcatattttaaaacatctaaTAATAAAATCTACTGTAGAATTTTGTCGTAATTGCTATTCAAAATCACAAGATCTGTCAATTTAATTAGAGCCAGGATTATAAAATGGACGATTCAAATTGGTAGATGATTTTACCCAGTCACATCATTGTgttcaggtttatttatttatttacttgttgtGCTGTCATGCAGTTTTTCTGCACTACTTTGAGGGTTaagatggtgatggtggtggatGGGTCAATGTGTGGTCTTTTTGTATGACCACAAATGGATTATTTAAATGAAGTGGTAGTTCTCAGTTCTccatatgtaactataaatacaGACAAAGCTACAGACATAGTGtcagttttacagttttaaaatacatttcactgAGCTCTTCACATGGCTGGGCTTTACACGTTAGCACATGTATTTATCTTATTAGAGGAAGCCAgcaagtttttttattatttatttatttatttatttatttatataaacactgcaggATGGCAATTAACTTAtgaacttatatatatatatatatatatatatatatatatatatatatatatatatatatatatatgactctGACAGTGTGGTGCAAACATACAAAGCTTAGACTGACATGAATTAATGAAACTAGAAAAGTTTTATCATGTATATTAGTGTCTGCATGGCAAGGACATGCAATGATATCTGGTGGGCATCCGGTGGCTGTAGGACTGGGACTGCTGTTTATTCTGCTCAGTATTATATTCTTAGGGGGTTTTCAAAGACAGCTTTAAGATTTTGCTGCTTTGCTGTAATGCATAAACTGAATCATGGCCATTCATTTTGCACCAACAAGCAACTATCCTGCAAATGTCCTAAAAATACATTAGGTGCTGCCACCCATCGGTGTGCTCTTGTGACGAGAGAAAACGAGGGAAACTAAGACTCAAGACTTCACACACTGCACAGGCAggaaagtatacagtatatacagtatatatatatatatatatatatatatatatatatatatatatatatatatatatataaagggcTAGATAGAAACATGAGTGAGGCGCATGACCATGACAGAGCTAGATCAGGAACAAAGAAGACAGGAAGGAAGCAGCATTTTTGTGACAGCAAGCACAGTTAAGACATGAATGAAACACAACAGGTTGGGCTGTTATAGGAATGTTATCAGCAAGAACACCCCAAAGATGGTTTCCTATAGCAGTACATTTTGGAAGTGTTTTAGACAACAGCAATTTGGcaaaaattacaattatttacTTATCAAGGAACATTTTTATTAGTTTAACATGACTAAATAGAACTATAAATTTGATTAAGAAAGTGTGgtttcacacattttaaaggtacaacaatccactgtttgaagaagacttcaagagcagacaTATAGAagtcataccacaagatgcaaccATTCATCAGTGGAAggtcagattggaatttgcaaaaaaaatacagagatgagtcacagaagttctggaaccaagattaacctcgaccaaaatgatggaaaggccaaagtgtggagaaagaaaggatctgctcacgatccaaaacatacaagctaaCAGggcaagcatggtggtggtagtgtcatggcttgggctcgcatggctgcttctggaacaggctcactgatctttattgatgatgtaactcatgatggtagcagcagaatgaattaaTATGTCTACAGAAACactctgtctgccaatttatagagaaatgcatccTGTAAATTtcggtacaagcctggaaaagcattgcAAAAGAAGAATACAACAATCTGATAACATCAGTAGGTCACTGGCTTGACAAGCAAGTGGATATGCAACCATAAgttaagtattatttattttagacgATCCGTTCCTATACTTTCGCTCACCTAAAAATAGGGTGGTCTGCTAGAAAAGGTGCCaagtttttaaaacaaatctaGGTGTAAATGtctggaaatgaaagctgaaattctgatctgttgtctcatattcatcttttgatctcaaatacaaatgtatctagtctacagcaaaaaccaAAGActtagccttgctgttccaatacttttggaggggactgtatatcgTATTGGAACAAGCACATTCATATACACCTGTGATTTTAACAACAATCAGAATTACTGGCCTAGAGAGTTAGCTTTACATGACATATTTCCACAGATATTTGAATAAGGAAATTAAATACAGGAATTAATGAGTGAATCTGCAACAAAAGCAGCCTACATGATAGTGCCATCAGAGCTGAGATATAAgacaatacattttaatttgctaTTGTAAAATTGGGTTTTTTGGGGCAAACTACCATCATCTATATGGCAGTGTATCAGGTATTTAATCAGTTTAGATGGTCTGTCACTAAATTAAGACACTCTGTGGTTTTGGACTACACTGTAAGATTATCAGGAAGAGGAACTGCTTGAGCTGCTACAGACACAGCGACAACTTCTCAGAGAAGCAGGACGCAAGAAAACTCTCACATTTTATTCAACATCAGAACAAATCTAACATGAgctgctttttcatttttattctcttCACTTCCAGTAAGTACATTTCTCATGCACTCTTCTATACTATTTTACATTCTTGTGCAGAATAAACCATTGATACATCAAAAACCTAACGCATTGAACTGATTTATCCATCATCAGTAATATCTTGTATTATCAAgtatcaaatattttattttcactgagTAATAGTAGTGTTTTTCTGTTCTGTGTGCAGGTGTTGCCAGTCAGGCATGGAGGCAGTTTAGTTTTAAAACTGGAGCATCTGTCACCATCCCGTGTCGTTATGGTAGGACATATATACAGCATAAGAAATACTGGTGCTTTGACGCTTCTGCAGCATACAATTACTGCAAAATTCAGGCGTATGCCAATGAGACACAGGGGAAAGTGACAGTGACTGATAACCCAGCTGAGAGTCTCTTTACTGTGACTATGAATAATCTCCAGACAGAAAACACTGGAACGTACTGGTGTGTTGTAGAGATAGGTGGAATAATGAAGGTGGATGATTACGAAGCCCTTCATATCACAGTGAAATCAGGTATTAAGTTAAAATCTGCAAATAATTAGTGAATTTAGCAGTGTTCTAATGTTGCTAAAGATTAATCATACATAACTGACTCTATATTTGTGCTCAGATCCTGATCTGTCTGTGATGGAGAGCAGAGTGAGTGGTGAGGAAGGAGGCAGCGTCACAGTCCAGTGTCCCTACAGCACTAAGTATCGGAATAAAATGAAGCAGTGGTGCAGATTTATAGACAGCCGCTGCAACAATATGGGGAGGACTGCCACAtcccagaattcagcagtgcaggTCAGTGATGATGGGAGAGGATCCCTCAGTGTGCAGATGAGTGGACTGAAGAAGAGTGATGCTGGCTGGTACTGGTGCAGTGCAGGAGATCTGCAGGTTCCTGTTCACATCAGTGTCTGTGATCCACCTCCAGGTATTATCACATACACTGACCTCTACTTTAACAAATGAAAAtcacactgattatttttctttttcttagttGTGACTACAGCACTGACTACAGCAGTGACTACAGTGACTACAACCAGTGTAGCAGTGACTACAACCACTCAACATGTCAGTACTTACACGTAAGTAGGAAAGCTCCATTTTATTTAGGCATGCTGTTGTCCTCTGCAGTTTTacagattttctatatttattaacttattCAAATAAGAATGTGTTCTTAATGTACAAAACCAACACCCTGTTATTGAATATGTTGACCAGTATATGAGATATTATCTTGCTAGTTCTACTTTCTCATATCATACGAGTTAAATGCACTGAccatttaataatgtattttttatgagTCTGTGATGTGAGtggattaaattaaattgtatatTTAATTCTGAGCTTGAAATAGCAAATTAAGCATAATAAAATAGCTAAATCTTACACATTGATCATAATCCTATAGCCACATTAAATGAAACTGCACATGGATTACTACACTGTGCACAAGAAAACAATGAATCTTTTAGTGACCTTTCCAGGGTTCTCTACACATTCTCTACACAGGGGATCTCAAACTAGGGGTCTCTTGACTTCCAAATGTAAGAGCTAATCAAGAGTTAGCTAGCAGATGGGGACTGGAAAATGCCCCATGTATATGTATgaaggaaaacattttaaatggtcaagtttttctttctgactttttctttcatgttttaaaCAGATCTGGCTCGAAGCACAGTTCAGGTAGCATCAGATGGACATGTTTGAGAAAATTAGTTCAACTGTTCTTCTTAACACATTTCTAACTATTGTTATTTCTCACCCACAGCAACATCCGTCACTAGCATCACATCAGTTTCTAGAGGTGGTAACACCATgtgagtgcaaacacacacttattctTTCTTGTAGAACATGTTGAACACATTTAGGCTATGATGTTGTTCTCTGCAGTTTTACAGATATTTAAATTGATTCTCTTATTCAAAGATGAACATGTGCTTAGTGTGCAAAACAAACACTGCGGTATTTAAGCAGTAAATGAACATGTGACCATTACATGAGATACTTTATTGCTAGTAGAAAATTTGTCATGTTACAAGGGCTTATGTAAATACATGAAATTAATGAGTACCATATCTATAGGAAAGAGAAATATAGTACTGATgtcatattatatttatatgtactttgtttacagtatttaagtacttaattataatataaaaagtaaCATTACAGTGCACCATGTATTCCATTACTATAACGAGAGTAGTTTGAGACTTCCCACCTCTTCCTTAGCTAGAGGATATAAACTGGAAACTGACCAAATTAGGAGAAAAAAATGAgcatgagtctttattggtcacaaatacattacaatacagtgaatttcttttcttaccaaagcatgccaggaagttggggtcagagctcagggtcagccatgataggCCAAGCACCTctggagcaaagagggttaGCTCAAGGGCAGTGACAGCTCCAGCTTGGCAGTGGGGCTTGAACTTCTGATCTTCTGAttaataacccagagccttgacCACTAAGCCATAGCCTTCTGAGGAgtagcccaaagccttaaccgctaTGCCACTACTGCCTCtagctctctatctatctatctatctatctaaaattgctatacttcattataattcaattcaattcaattcaattttatttgtatagcactttttacaatagacattgtctcaaagcagctttacagaaatatcaacatggtatacagatattaaaggtgcgaatttatcccaactgagcaagccactgagtggcgacggtggcaaggaaaaactccctaagatgttttaagaggaagaaaccttgagaggaacccgactcagaagggaacccatcctcatctgggtaacaacagatagtgtgaaaaagttcattatggatttatatgaagtctgtatggatAATACATGCATAATAATGTGCATTGTGCAGTATGGTGGTGCTAGCAGGTATCACTACTGCCTCACAGCTTTACGGACCCTGGTTTGAACCTGAGGTCTAACTACAGTCTGTTCATGTtctcccacctctcaaaaacatgccagtaggatGATTTGGCTACTGGCGAGGAATGATTGATTAAATGAATTATGAATATTCTGCACTGCCATTGATTCAGCCAGTCTGTACTAACAAATGTGTGTCTACAGTGAGCATGAGACCCTGATCTACTGGTACCTGGTGGCCATTATTTTGCTACTGGTCATACTGGTCATCATCGTCTGCGTGCTAAGAAGGAAATACAGTAAGTGTCCCTGGTGTGTCTCTAAAATTTAGGTGAGGGTGCTCACTGGTGGCAGAGGGgttagaatattattattattattattattattattattattattattattattagtagtagtagtagtagtagtagtatttttattaacatGTGAGTATGTGTTCCCTTATTTGAATATAATTGAATTCAGGTGAGTAAATTAgctttattccctctttctaACTTCCTGAAGCAGAGAATCAAATCAGGACCAGAGACAGGAGCAATGACACCACAGTTCACACAGTTAGTACTGCATTTGATTTGTGGCTTAATGCAGTCCGAAATCATGTTATCTTTATTTTAGTACCTTTAGTACCTTTTAGCACTTTTAATGAACTGTTGTCATCACAATCATCTCATCTGTTCAGGCTGAGAGTGAGGGATCATACAGCTCAATTGCTTTCAAGTcaagaaagaagaaatcagaacAAAGGAACCTGGAGCAGGTTCGTCTTTATTTTAAAGCATGTAACACAGTTGTTTGTGTACTGTAATGTTCTAACCTGTGTTTGAGTAATATaattgcttttgtgtgtgtgtgtgtatgtgtgtgtgtgtgtgtgtgtgtgtgtgtgtgtgtgtgtgtgtgaaacagcgCACTTTTACAGCTGAAGACTCTGTTATATACAGCTCTGTGGCTGTTTCAAAGCCAAAGGTAAGACAGCAATCCATTGGTCCATTTCTACATATGtttccaaataataataataataataataataataataataattattattattattattattattagtagtagtagtagtagtagtattgttgctgttgttgctgttatatGAATAATGTTATTAAGtggattattattaaaaaacatttattaattattattgaaGATTTAACAAAGCAATTTCTTACATCCGCAGGCTTCAGCGTCAACAGATAATGAGCAGGACATGACCTACAGCTTTGTAAAAATCGCTTCCAAGAATAAAACTGTGAGTAAATTCCTTTAAATGAAGTGTATTCCAGTACAATCCAAGCTAAGAAACTAAGTGTATAAATCCATAATAACTATTTTACTGACTAATCAAACAGGGACTGGTTTTATTTTGAGACTCTGATTAGTCTTTATTCATATCCTGTTCTAGAAGTCTCCAAAAGATGTTGGTGATGAGACAATCTACAGCAGCATGGTTTGCTAGTAAGAGatgtgtgattaaaaaaaaaatctctgtgtgtgtgtctctctctctctctctctctctctctctctctctatatatatatatacacacagtgctgtgaaaatgtatttgccccatcctgatttcttctatttttgtgtatcttatactaaattgtttcagaaatgttttgtttgaaatgtatTGAGTACCATATCTATAGGAAAGCAAAATGTAATAGTGATATCATTTAATTCTTCATAATAATGTGCCCCAGCAGTGGGAAGTAACGTACTACATGTACTACGGTTACAGTACTTAAGTACATGGTTCACTgtaatgacactttttttattctgattaaaTTAAAGTACTTAATGATACTGTGCAGTACATTTACCTGAGGTTTTTTATCTTCTTAATTTTTGCACAAATAAAacgtacaaaatataaaatgtaaaagttctaTTTCAAAGCCCAATCAAAATAAAGCCATTTCCTGCTGAAAGTCTATGACACGTAAACTGTGACTGGCCGTGAGAATGTTCTTCTTCCTTTTGTTCAGGACTGCAGGGTGGTTTCTTTCAGAATTAGTGAGGTTTTCCTGTTTGCTCAGTTCTTTGCTCAGTATTAATAGGAACGTTCTCACCTCATGCCCATGATCATACCGTTACATGTGTAGCTGTTAAAGGACCCCACTACATTACTGCCCTCCTCACTGATCGCACTGAATCTGTTACAGTCTGGCTTCATGGCTGCCTTGGCAAAATTAAAATTAGATTCTCCACCGGGACTTAGTAACATGAGGGAACAAGATGGTTAAGTCGTGGCTACTTCTGAATAAAGCATGATCATTATATTGTGCTCCCAAACTAGAGTGTCCATATTTACACTAACCACCAGGCACTAGGGGAAACAGCCATGGCTCATCAGCTTTAGATAATATGTTGACACTAGTAAAGTTTACAGTACATGCcatttcttttctgaaatgtaaaaaaaaagtattttccccatccagatttcttctgtttttgtgtatatctcatactaaaaaGTTTTAGatcttaaaatgaaatgtaacataaaacaaaggcgacctgggtcaacacacaatacagttttaattgatttattttattgaagcaaaacaagTTATccaggcgcacggtggcttagtgtttagcacgttctcctcacaccttcagggtcgggggttcaattcccaccgtggccctgtgtgtgcagagtttgtatgCTCTCCGgggatttcctcccccagtccagcatgaatggtaggctgattgacatgtctaaagtgtccgtagtgtatgaatgggtgtgtgaatgtgtatgtgattgtgccctgtgatggattggcaccctgtccagggtgtaccccgccttgtgcccgatgctccgtgggataggctccaggttccccgtgaccctgaaaaggataaagcagtaaagaagatggatggatggatggaaaaagttatccaacaactatcaccaatgtgaaaaactaattgcccccttaaacttaaaatctggttgtgccacatttagcagcaataactgcaactaaacacttctgataactggagatcagtctttcaca includes these proteins:
- the LOC128624041 gene encoding uncharacterized protein LOC128624041 translates to MCCLFIFILFISNFGSQASRKLSLQTGASVTIPCHYARKYVHHKKYWCYNNGASFGSCTIQAYTSETQGNVTVTDNPAESLFTVMMKDLQTENTGWYWCAVEIHRLRDVYENLYITVKSDPDLSVMESSVSGEEGGSVTVQCLYSAVYQNTQKQWCRFIDKVCNTFRRTATSQKSAVNLSDDGRGSFSVQMSGLKKSDAGWYWCSAGDLEVPVHIAVYTSTVPPNGTKNTDEQTENSMHELMTIWLLLAVGLGLLLILVSIVAYMLRKTCKKENNTRIRMESNDATAHTPPSALDHEGDVIYTSVFNVTTNQTHSLIVKDDEVTYSNMNSQTFKNDEVTYGNVHPPRIRDDELTYSTVVHETLCGFGLHCKIIRKRNCLSCYRHSDNFSEKQDARKLSHFIQHQNKSNMSCFFIFILFTSSVASQAWRQFSFKTGASVTIPCRYGRTYIQHKKYWCFDASAAYNYCKIQAYANETQGKVTVTDNPAESLFTVTMNNLQTENTGTYWCVVEIGGIMKVDDYEALHITVKSDPDLSVMESRVSGEEGGSVTVQCPYSTKYRNKMKQWCRFIDSRCNNMGRTATSQNSAVQVSDDGRGSLSVQMSGLKKSDAGWYWCSAGDLQVPVHISVCDPPPVVTTALTTAVTTVTTTSVAVTTTTQHVSTYTSGSKHSSATSVTSITSVSRGGNTIEHETLIYWYLVAIILLLVILVIIVCVLRRKYTENQIRTRDRSNDTTVHTVSTAFDLWLNAVRNHVIFILVPLVPFSTFNELLSSQSSHLFRLRVRDHTAQLLSSQERRNQNKGTWSSALLQLKTLLYTALWLFQSQRLQRQQIMSRT